A window from Festucalex cinctus isolate MCC-2025b chromosome 4, RoL_Fcin_1.0, whole genome shotgun sequence encodes these proteins:
- the dhx38 gene encoding pre-mRNA-splicing factor ATP-dependent RNA helicase PRP16 isoform X2 — translation MDDDDSMHRLEGTDSKVQVGGLIVKKQSAAAEHHVFRAPTPRTSLLGLDLLAAQKRKERENKEQGDASGEDGARKKSKVSSYKDWEESKSDSGSDDEDDEKNGQDKKEKKYRSSGSETPSSPGGVSEEFRRRHEQREKDRREQGVYISSKDDRNRDKDKGRDRRSERDTRVGSSSSRSERSHRSERSERSHRDGWSDRISRGSRRDEPQTPQQRPRDGSTPSRSNWEEDDSGYASTRHSQWESPSPAPSARESDRSERSRHTGRESERRDKSVRGRYTDDTPLPTPSYKYNEWANDRKHLGSTPRLSQGKGKKDGGTGISFDNEDEKEQWEEDQKQADRDWYMMDEGYDEFHNPFTSTSDDYVKKREQILQKQTQKRISAQKRQINEDNERWETNRMLTSGVVQRLEVDEDFEEDNATKVHLLVHNLVPPFLDGRIVFTKQPEPIIPVKDATSDLAIISRKGSQLVRKHREQKERKKAQHKHWELAGTKLGDIMGIQKKEDDAGGQEVGEDGKVDYKAEQKFADHMKEKSVASSEFAKKKSILEQRQYLPIFAVRQQLLNIIRDNSIVIVVGETGSGKTTQLTQYLHEDGYTSYGMVGCTQPRRVAAMSVAKRVSEEIGTNLGEEVGYAIRFEDCTCEKTMIKYMTDGILLRESLRESDLDHYSAVIMDEAHERSLNTDVLFGLLREVVSRRTDLKLIVTSATMDSDKFAAFFGNVPIFHIPGRTFPVDILFSKTPQEDYVEAAVKQALQIHLSGLVGDILIFMPGQEDIEVTSDQIVERLEELDNAPALAVLPIYSQLPSDLQAKIFQKAPDGVRKCIVATNIAETSLTVDGIMFVVDAGYCKLKVFNPRIGMDALQVYPISQANANQRAGRAGRTGPGQCYRLYTQSAYKNEMLTTTIPEIQRTNLANVVLLLKSLGVQDLLLFHFMDPPPEDNMLNSMYQLWILGALDNTGSLTPTGRMMVEFPLDPALSKMLIVSCDMGCSADILIIVSMLSVPAIFYRPKGREEESDQVREKFSVPESDHLTYLNVYTQWKNNNYSSIWCNDHFIHTKAMRKVREVRSQLKDIMVQQRMNLMSCGSDWDIIRKCICAAYFHQAAKLKGIGEYVNVRTGMPCHLHPTSSLFGMGYTPDYIIYHELVMTTKEYMQCVTAVDGEWLAELGPMFYSIKHAGRSRQENRRRAKEEINNMEEEMVLAEEQLRSRREENERKNAGNVKSVRICTPGRREEAPMTPRRTPSRFGL, via the exons ATGGATGACGATGATTCAATGCATAGATTGGAGGGGACTGATTCAAAAGTCCAAGTTGGAGGACTGATAGTAAAAAAGCAGAGCGCCGCTGCAGAGCATCATGTTTTCCGTGCTCCTACCCCACGCACCTCTCTGTTGGGCTTGGATCTGCTGGCGGCCCAGAAAAGGAAAGAGCGAGAGAATAAGGAACAAGGTGACGCCAGTGGTGAGGACGGAGCcagaaaaaaatccaaagtttCCTCATACAAGGACTGGGAGGAGAGCAAAAGTGATTCTGGctctgatgatgaagatgatgagaaGAATGGACAGGATAAAAAAGAGAA GAAGTACCGTTCCAGTGGTTCAGAGACACCTTCGAGTCCCGGAGGAGTCAGCGAAGAGTTCCGTCGCCGACACGAGCAGAGAGAAAAAGACAGACGAGAGCAAGGCGTCTACATTTCCTCCAAAGATGACAGGAACCGAGATAAAGATAAGGGGAGAGATCGACGAAGTGAAAGAG ATACCCGAGTGGGCAGCTCCAGCAGCCGCTCTGAGCGTTCGCACCGCAGCGAGCGTAGTGAGCGCTCACACAGAGATGGCTGGTCGGATCGCATCAGTCGAGGTAGCAGGCGGGATGAACCACAAACGCCACAACAGCGTCCGAGAG atGGTTCTACACCTTCTCGCTCCAACTGGGAAGAAGATGACAGTGGTTATGCTAGCACACGCCATTCCCAATGGGAGTCTCCCTCCCCTGCACCCTCTGCAAGAGAATCAGACCGCTCAGAGCGGAGTCGGCACACTGGTCGGGAGAGCGAGAGAAGAGACAA GTCAGTGAGAGGCCGTTACACTGACGACACGCCCCTCCCCACCCCATCCTACAAGTACAACGAGTGGGCCAATGACAGAAAGCATTTAGGTTCCACACCTCGTTTATCCCAAGGAAAAG GTAAAAAGGACGGTGGGACTGGAATTTCGTTTGACAATGAGGACGAAAAAGAGCAGTGGGAAGAAGATCAGAAG CAAGCTGACAGAGACTGGTACATGATGGACGAAGGCTATGATGAGTTCCACAACCCTTTCACTTCCACATCTGATGATTATGTCAAGAAGAGAGAGCAGATTCTTCAGAAGCAGACTCAGAAACGAATATCCGCCCAGAAACGTCAAATCAATGAG GACAATGAGCGATGGGAGACCAACCGAATGTTGACAAGTGGCGTGGTGCAGAGGTTGGAAGTGGACGAAGACTTTGAGGAGGACAATGCTACGAAGGTTCACTTACTGGTTCACAATTTGGTCCCTCCCTTCCTGGATGGAAGAATAGTGTTCACCAAACAG CCAGAACCCATCATCCCTGTGAAAGATGCCACCTCTGACTTAGCCATTATCTCCCGCAAGGGCAGTCAGCTGGTTCGTAAACACCGTGAGCAGAAAGAACGCAAAAAG GCACAGCACAAACATTGGGAACTGGCCGGCACTAAGCTGGGGGACATCATGGGCATCCAGAAGAAAGAAGACGATGCTGGAGGCCAAGAGGTTGGCGAGGATGGCAAAGTAGACTACAA GGCAGAGCAAAAGTTCGCAGATCACATGAAAGAAAAGAGCGTGGCCAGCAGCGagtttgccaagaaaaaaagCATTCTGGAGCAGAGACAGTACCTGCCTATCTTTGCTGTGAGGCAGCAGCTTCTGAACATCATAAG GGACAACAGCATTGTGATTGTTGTTGGCGAAACTGGCAGTGGGAAAACCACTCAGCTGACTCAATACCTCCATGAGGATGGCTACACCAGCTACGGCATGGTGGGCTGTACTCAGCCCCGCAGAGTGGCCGCCATGAGTGTGGCCAAGAGGGTCAGCGAGGAGATTGGCACCAACCTAGGAGAAGAG GTGGGCTATGCAATTCGTTTTGAGGACTGCACGTGTGAGAAAACGATGATCAAGTACATGACGGATGGTATCCTGCTCAGAGAGTCACTGAGGGAGTCGGACCTGGACCACTACAGCGCGGTTATCATGGACGAGGCTCATGAACGTTCATTGAACACTGATGTGCTGTTTGGTCTGCTCCGTGAG GTTGTTTCTCGTCGTACAGACTTGAAACTCATCGTTACATCAGCAACAATGGACTCGGACAAATTTGCAGCATTTTTCGGCAACGTACCTATATTCCACATTCCAGGAAGAACATTTCCAGTGGACATTTTGTTTAGCAAG ACTCCCCAGGAGGATTATGTGGAGGCAGCAGTGAAACAGGCCCTGCAGATCCACCTCAGTGGATTGGTTGGCGACATCCTCATCTTCATGCCGGGTCAGGAGGATATTGAG GTAACATCAGATCAGATTGTGGAGCGACTGGAAGAGTTGGATAATGCTCCTGCTCTGGCTGTGCTACCCATTTACTCCCAGCTGCCCTCTGACCTGCAGGCCAAAATTTTCCAGaag GCCCCAGATGGTGTTCGGAAATGTATCGTTGCTACAAACATAGCAGAGACATCCCTCACTGTGGATGGTATCATGTTTGTTGTGGATGCTGGATACTGCAAACTTAAG GTGTTCAATCCTCGCATTGGAATGGATGCTCTGCAAGTATATCCCATCAGCCAGGCAAATGCGAATCAGCGTGCGGGTAGAGCTGGTCGTACAGGACCAGGGCAGTGTTACAG GCTCTACACTCAGAGTGCTTATAAGAATGAGATGCTGACCACCACCATACCAGAGATTCAGAGGACCAACCTGGCCAATGTGGTTCTGTTGCTGAAGTCGCTGGGTGTTCAGGATTTACTCCTTTTCCACTTTATGGACCCGCCGCCCGAAGACAACATGCTCAACTCCATGTACCAGCTTTGGATCCTGGGAGCGCTCGACAACACTG GTTCTTTGACCCCGACAGGCCGAATGATGGTGGAGTTTCCCCTCGATCCGGCGCTGTCCAAGATGCTAATTGTGTCGTGCGACATGGGCTGCAGTGCCGACATCCTCATCATCGTTTCCATGCTGTCTGTGCCGGCCATCTTTTACAGACCGAAG GGCCGTGAGGAGGAGAGCGACCAGGTCAGGGAGAAGTTCTCCGTGCCGGAGAGTGACCACCTGACCTACCTTAACGTCTACACGCAGTGGAAAAACAACAATTACTCCAGCATCTGGTGCAACGATCACTTCATTCACACCAAGGCCATGCGCAAG GTGCGTGAGGTGCGCTCTCAGTTAAAAGACATCATGGTGCAGCAGAGGATGAACTTAATGTCGTGTGGTTCAGACTGGGACATCATCAGGAAGTGCATCTGTGCCGCTTACTTCCACCAGGCTGCCAAGCTCAAG GGCATTGGTGAATATGTGAACGTGAGGACAGGCATGCCGTGTCACCTTCACCCAACCAGCTCTCTGTTTGGTATGGGATACACTCCCGACTACATCATCTACCATGAGCTTGTCATGACTACCAAG GAGTACATGCAGTGCGTAACTGCAGTGGATGGCGAGTGGCTGGCAGAGCTGGGGCCCATGTTTTATAGCATCAAACACGCTGGGAGAAGCAGACAG GAAAACCGTCGGCGTGCCAAGGAGGAAATCAACAACATGGAGGAGGAGATGGTGTTGGCGGAGGAGCAACTCCGAAGCCGTCGCGAGGAGAATGAGAGGAAGAACGCCGGCAACGTCAA GTCGGTGAGAATATGCACGCCGGGGAGACGAGAAGAGGCCCCCATGACACCCCGACGCACCCCTTCCCGATTTGGATTGTGA
- the dhx38 gene encoding pre-mRNA-splicing factor ATP-dependent RNA helicase PRP16 isoform X1: MDDDDSMHRLEGTDSKVQVGGLIVKKQSAAAEHHVFRAPTPRTSLLGLDLLAAQKRKERENKEQGDASGEDGARKKSKVSSYKDWEESKSDSGSDDEDDEKNGQDKKENRKYRSSGSETPSSPGGVSEEFRRRHEQREKDRREQGVYISSKDDRNRDKDKGRDRRSERDTRVGSSSSRSERSHRSERSERSHRDGWSDRISRGSRRDEPQTPQQRPRDGSTPSRSNWEEDDSGYASTRHSQWESPSPAPSARESDRSERSRHTGRESERRDKSVRGRYTDDTPLPTPSYKYNEWANDRKHLGSTPRLSQGKGKKDGGTGISFDNEDEKEQWEEDQKQADRDWYMMDEGYDEFHNPFTSTSDDYVKKREQILQKQTQKRISAQKRQINEDNERWETNRMLTSGVVQRLEVDEDFEEDNATKVHLLVHNLVPPFLDGRIVFTKQPEPIIPVKDATSDLAIISRKGSQLVRKHREQKERKKAQHKHWELAGTKLGDIMGIQKKEDDAGGQEVGEDGKVDYKAEQKFADHMKEKSVASSEFAKKKSILEQRQYLPIFAVRQQLLNIIRDNSIVIVVGETGSGKTTQLTQYLHEDGYTSYGMVGCTQPRRVAAMSVAKRVSEEIGTNLGEEVGYAIRFEDCTCEKTMIKYMTDGILLRESLRESDLDHYSAVIMDEAHERSLNTDVLFGLLREVVSRRTDLKLIVTSATMDSDKFAAFFGNVPIFHIPGRTFPVDILFSKTPQEDYVEAAVKQALQIHLSGLVGDILIFMPGQEDIEVTSDQIVERLEELDNAPALAVLPIYSQLPSDLQAKIFQKAPDGVRKCIVATNIAETSLTVDGIMFVVDAGYCKLKVFNPRIGMDALQVYPISQANANQRAGRAGRTGPGQCYRLYTQSAYKNEMLTTTIPEIQRTNLANVVLLLKSLGVQDLLLFHFMDPPPEDNMLNSMYQLWILGALDNTGSLTPTGRMMVEFPLDPALSKMLIVSCDMGCSADILIIVSMLSVPAIFYRPKGREEESDQVREKFSVPESDHLTYLNVYTQWKNNNYSSIWCNDHFIHTKAMRKVREVRSQLKDIMVQQRMNLMSCGSDWDIIRKCICAAYFHQAAKLKGIGEYVNVRTGMPCHLHPTSSLFGMGYTPDYIIYHELVMTTKEYMQCVTAVDGEWLAELGPMFYSIKHAGRSRQENRRRAKEEINNMEEEMVLAEEQLRSRREENERKNAGNVKSVRICTPGRREEAPMTPRRTPSRFGL, translated from the exons ATGGATGACGATGATTCAATGCATAGATTGGAGGGGACTGATTCAAAAGTCCAAGTTGGAGGACTGATAGTAAAAAAGCAGAGCGCCGCTGCAGAGCATCATGTTTTCCGTGCTCCTACCCCACGCACCTCTCTGTTGGGCTTGGATCTGCTGGCGGCCCAGAAAAGGAAAGAGCGAGAGAATAAGGAACAAGGTGACGCCAGTGGTGAGGACGGAGCcagaaaaaaatccaaagtttCCTCATACAAGGACTGGGAGGAGAGCAAAAGTGATTCTGGctctgatgatgaagatgatgagaaGAATGGACAGGATAAAAAAGAGAA CAGGAAGTACCGTTCCAGTGGTTCAGAGACACCTTCGAGTCCCGGAGGAGTCAGCGAAGAGTTCCGTCGCCGACACGAGCAGAGAGAAAAAGACAGACGAGAGCAAGGCGTCTACATTTCCTCCAAAGATGACAGGAACCGAGATAAAGATAAGGGGAGAGATCGACGAAGTGAAAGAG ATACCCGAGTGGGCAGCTCCAGCAGCCGCTCTGAGCGTTCGCACCGCAGCGAGCGTAGTGAGCGCTCACACAGAGATGGCTGGTCGGATCGCATCAGTCGAGGTAGCAGGCGGGATGAACCACAAACGCCACAACAGCGTCCGAGAG atGGTTCTACACCTTCTCGCTCCAACTGGGAAGAAGATGACAGTGGTTATGCTAGCACACGCCATTCCCAATGGGAGTCTCCCTCCCCTGCACCCTCTGCAAGAGAATCAGACCGCTCAGAGCGGAGTCGGCACACTGGTCGGGAGAGCGAGAGAAGAGACAA GTCAGTGAGAGGCCGTTACACTGACGACACGCCCCTCCCCACCCCATCCTACAAGTACAACGAGTGGGCCAATGACAGAAAGCATTTAGGTTCCACACCTCGTTTATCCCAAGGAAAAG GTAAAAAGGACGGTGGGACTGGAATTTCGTTTGACAATGAGGACGAAAAAGAGCAGTGGGAAGAAGATCAGAAG CAAGCTGACAGAGACTGGTACATGATGGACGAAGGCTATGATGAGTTCCACAACCCTTTCACTTCCACATCTGATGATTATGTCAAGAAGAGAGAGCAGATTCTTCAGAAGCAGACTCAGAAACGAATATCCGCCCAGAAACGTCAAATCAATGAG GACAATGAGCGATGGGAGACCAACCGAATGTTGACAAGTGGCGTGGTGCAGAGGTTGGAAGTGGACGAAGACTTTGAGGAGGACAATGCTACGAAGGTTCACTTACTGGTTCACAATTTGGTCCCTCCCTTCCTGGATGGAAGAATAGTGTTCACCAAACAG CCAGAACCCATCATCCCTGTGAAAGATGCCACCTCTGACTTAGCCATTATCTCCCGCAAGGGCAGTCAGCTGGTTCGTAAACACCGTGAGCAGAAAGAACGCAAAAAG GCACAGCACAAACATTGGGAACTGGCCGGCACTAAGCTGGGGGACATCATGGGCATCCAGAAGAAAGAAGACGATGCTGGAGGCCAAGAGGTTGGCGAGGATGGCAAAGTAGACTACAA GGCAGAGCAAAAGTTCGCAGATCACATGAAAGAAAAGAGCGTGGCCAGCAGCGagtttgccaagaaaaaaagCATTCTGGAGCAGAGACAGTACCTGCCTATCTTTGCTGTGAGGCAGCAGCTTCTGAACATCATAAG GGACAACAGCATTGTGATTGTTGTTGGCGAAACTGGCAGTGGGAAAACCACTCAGCTGACTCAATACCTCCATGAGGATGGCTACACCAGCTACGGCATGGTGGGCTGTACTCAGCCCCGCAGAGTGGCCGCCATGAGTGTGGCCAAGAGGGTCAGCGAGGAGATTGGCACCAACCTAGGAGAAGAG GTGGGCTATGCAATTCGTTTTGAGGACTGCACGTGTGAGAAAACGATGATCAAGTACATGACGGATGGTATCCTGCTCAGAGAGTCACTGAGGGAGTCGGACCTGGACCACTACAGCGCGGTTATCATGGACGAGGCTCATGAACGTTCATTGAACACTGATGTGCTGTTTGGTCTGCTCCGTGAG GTTGTTTCTCGTCGTACAGACTTGAAACTCATCGTTACATCAGCAACAATGGACTCGGACAAATTTGCAGCATTTTTCGGCAACGTACCTATATTCCACATTCCAGGAAGAACATTTCCAGTGGACATTTTGTTTAGCAAG ACTCCCCAGGAGGATTATGTGGAGGCAGCAGTGAAACAGGCCCTGCAGATCCACCTCAGTGGATTGGTTGGCGACATCCTCATCTTCATGCCGGGTCAGGAGGATATTGAG GTAACATCAGATCAGATTGTGGAGCGACTGGAAGAGTTGGATAATGCTCCTGCTCTGGCTGTGCTACCCATTTACTCCCAGCTGCCCTCTGACCTGCAGGCCAAAATTTTCCAGaag GCCCCAGATGGTGTTCGGAAATGTATCGTTGCTACAAACATAGCAGAGACATCCCTCACTGTGGATGGTATCATGTTTGTTGTGGATGCTGGATACTGCAAACTTAAG GTGTTCAATCCTCGCATTGGAATGGATGCTCTGCAAGTATATCCCATCAGCCAGGCAAATGCGAATCAGCGTGCGGGTAGAGCTGGTCGTACAGGACCAGGGCAGTGTTACAG GCTCTACACTCAGAGTGCTTATAAGAATGAGATGCTGACCACCACCATACCAGAGATTCAGAGGACCAACCTGGCCAATGTGGTTCTGTTGCTGAAGTCGCTGGGTGTTCAGGATTTACTCCTTTTCCACTTTATGGACCCGCCGCCCGAAGACAACATGCTCAACTCCATGTACCAGCTTTGGATCCTGGGAGCGCTCGACAACACTG GTTCTTTGACCCCGACAGGCCGAATGATGGTGGAGTTTCCCCTCGATCCGGCGCTGTCCAAGATGCTAATTGTGTCGTGCGACATGGGCTGCAGTGCCGACATCCTCATCATCGTTTCCATGCTGTCTGTGCCGGCCATCTTTTACAGACCGAAG GGCCGTGAGGAGGAGAGCGACCAGGTCAGGGAGAAGTTCTCCGTGCCGGAGAGTGACCACCTGACCTACCTTAACGTCTACACGCAGTGGAAAAACAACAATTACTCCAGCATCTGGTGCAACGATCACTTCATTCACACCAAGGCCATGCGCAAG GTGCGTGAGGTGCGCTCTCAGTTAAAAGACATCATGGTGCAGCAGAGGATGAACTTAATGTCGTGTGGTTCAGACTGGGACATCATCAGGAAGTGCATCTGTGCCGCTTACTTCCACCAGGCTGCCAAGCTCAAG GGCATTGGTGAATATGTGAACGTGAGGACAGGCATGCCGTGTCACCTTCACCCAACCAGCTCTCTGTTTGGTATGGGATACACTCCCGACTACATCATCTACCATGAGCTTGTCATGACTACCAAG GAGTACATGCAGTGCGTAACTGCAGTGGATGGCGAGTGGCTGGCAGAGCTGGGGCCCATGTTTTATAGCATCAAACACGCTGGGAGAAGCAGACAG GAAAACCGTCGGCGTGCCAAGGAGGAAATCAACAACATGGAGGAGGAGATGGTGTTGGCGGAGGAGCAACTCCGAAGCCGTCGCGAGGAGAATGAGAGGAAGAACGCCGGCAACGTCAA GTCGGTGAGAATATGCACGCCGGGGAGACGAGAAGAGGCCCCCATGACACCCCGACGCACCCCTTCCCGATTTGGATTGTGA